In the Endozoicomonas sp. SCSIO W0465 genome, GCCAGCTTGCCATTACCCAATTTCAGGGTGACTCACGTTCCATGAAGATACTGAAACATCTTGATATTCAGTTTGTCCGACTTGATGGTAGCTTCACCAGCAAGCTGGATAATTCTCTTGATGGAAAGGACGAGGAAGAAATCATCAAAATGCTGGATATCCTCAAAGAACACAATATTCGCAGTATTATTCCCAAGGTAGAAAGTACCCGGACACTGGCTCACCTGTGGAGAATGGGCGTTGATTACGCGCAGGGGTATTATATTCAAGGACCAATGGAAACCATGGACTTTGGCTGAGAGAAAAAACTGATAACGCCCAACACGGCTGAAAATACCCTGTGCCTGACTTCTATCAATTTTTATTGTCACCAATCTGAAAGCCCTGAAAATAACTCCCTGCCACAGTCAAATCACTGTCTTGGCTAGCATGTAGATAAGGGTAAGGCTCTGATTCTCCGATCACCTTACCCTGAGCTTCCCCGGGGTTCTGATACCTCTGCTTTCTTTGTCAATACCGATATATTTTTACCTGCGTCAAAATCAATCATCAGAGCTTCAGCAATAAGCCTTTATCCGGAATATCCTGCTCATCATGGGTTACCATAAGAGCAGGAATCCTTCGGCTCTGTACCTGTTGAAGGACAAAACGCCGAAAGCTGCTTCTAAGTGTTGTATCCAACCGGGAAAAAGGCTCATCCAGCAGCAGGGCTTTTGGTTCCGACAACAAGGTTCGCATCAGGCTGATTCTTGCCTTTTGTCCACCAGACAACATGGATGGATCCTGCTCGAAAAAGCCTGACAGCTTGCAGTCCGACAACGCTTGCTCTACCCTTTCCCGGCGCTCAGATTTCTTGTAGCTCACAGGTAACGCAAAGGCCAGATTCTCACCAACTGTCATATTGGGAAACAATAAATGATCTTGAAACTGTAAGCCTACCTGTCGTTTATACGGAGGCAGGTTGTTAAGAACCAGCCCGTCTAAAATCACTTGTCCTGAGGAAGCAAAGCTGTTAGGTAGTTCTCGTCCAAAAACACAACCAATTGAAAACTGTAGATTTTATCCTGAAAAATTAAGTGGAGCCCTACTGCTATCTGGCGACTAAACTTCCCAAGAGCAAGAAACATAAGGGATTGCCAAAAACAGAGGACTCCAAATGCGCAAAAAACGCAACCCGCAGTGTAGTATGGAACTCCATTACGTACCTCATGAAATCTGCTCCCAGCTTTCCGGTATCTCG is a window encoding:
- a CDS encoding ATP-binding cassette domain-containing protein, with translation MILDGLVLNNLPPYKRQVGLQFQDHLLFPNMTVGENLAFALPVSYKKSERRERVEQALSDCKLSGFFEQDPSMLSGGQKARISLMRTLLSEPKALLLDEPFSRLDTTLRSSFRRFVLQQVQSRRIPALMVTHDEQDIPDKGLLLKL